A window from Anomalospiza imberbis isolate Cuckoo-Finch-1a 21T00152 chromosome 8, ASM3175350v1, whole genome shotgun sequence encodes these proteins:
- the GOT1 gene encoding aspartate aminotransferase, cytoplasmic: MAASIFAAVPRSPPVAVFKLTADFREDSDSRKVNLGVGAYRTDEGQPWVLPVVKKVEQMIANDNSLNHEYLPILGLPEFRANASRIALGDDSPAIKENRVGSVQSLGGTGALRIGADFLRRWYNGNNNTATPIYVSAPSWENHNSVFMDAGFKDIRTYHYWDAAKRGLDLQGLLSDMEQAPEFSIFILHACAHNPTGTDPTPEQWKQIAAVMKRRSLFPFFDSAYQGFASGSLEKDAWAVRYFVSEGFELFCAQSFSKNFGLYNERVGNLTVVGKDADNVQRVLSQMEKIVRTTWSNPPSQGARIVAATLSSPQLFDEWKGNVKTMADRVLLMRSELRSRLEALGTPGTWNHITEQIGMFSFTGLNPKQVEYMVKEKHIYLMASGRINMCGLTTKNLDYVAKSIHEAVTKIQ, from the exons ATGGCCGCCTCCATCTTCGCCGCCGTCCCCCGCTCCCCGCCTGTCGCCGTCTTCAAGCTCACGGCGGATTTCCGGGAAGACAGCGACTCGCGGAAGGTCAACCTCGGCGTGGGCG CCTACCGCACGGACGAGGGGCAGCCATGGGTCCTGCCGGTAGTGAAAAAGGTGGAGCAGATGATCGCCAACGACAACAGCCTGAACCACGAGTATCTGCCCATCCTGGGCCTGCCCGAGTTCCGGGCAAACGCCTCCCGGATCGCCCTGGGTGATGACAGCCCTGCCATCAAGGAGAACCGG GTGGGGAGCGTTCAGTCCCTGGGTGGCACGGGCGCTCTGCGGATCGGCGCAGACTTCCTGCGGCGCTGGTACAACGGCAACAATAACACGGCCACCCCCATCTACGTCTCCGCTCCATCTTGGG AGAACCACAATTCTGTGTTTATGGATGCTGGCTTCAAAGATATTAGAACCTACCACTACTGGGATGCTGCCAAGAGGGGTCTGGATCTCCAGGGGCTGCTGAGTGACATGGAG CAAGCCCCGGAGTTCTCCATTTTCATCCTCCATGCCTGTGCGCACAACCCAACAGGCACAGACCCTACTCCCGAGCAGTGGAAGCAGATTGCTGCTGTCATGAAG CGCCGGAGCCTGTTTCCATTCTTCGACTCAGCGTACCAAGGGTTTGCCTCTGGCAGCCTGGAAAAGGATGCCTGGGCTGTGCGATACTTTGTCTCCGAGGGCTTTGAGCTCTTCTGTGCACAGTCGTTTTCCAAGAACTTTGGGCTCTACA ATGAACGCGTGGGGAACCTGACCGTGGTGGGGAAGGATGCAGACAATGTGCAGCGTGTGCTGTCCCAGATGGAGAAGATTGTGCGCACCACTTGGTCCAACCCTCCCTCCCAGGGAGCGCGCATTGTTGCAGCTACACTTTCTTCCCCGCAGCTCTTTGATGAGTG gaagggcaATGTGAAGACAATGGCAGATCGGGTCTTGCTGATGCGGTCAGAGCTCCGGTCTCGACTGGAGGCCCTTGGGACCCCAGGCACCTGGAACCACATCACAGAGCAGATCGGCATGTTCAGCTTCACAGGGTTGAACC CTAAGCAGGTGGAGTACATGGTCAAGGAAAAGCACATCTACCTGATGGCTAGTGGGCGCATCAACATGTGTGGTCTAACTACCAAGAACCTGGACTATGTGGCCAAGTCCATCCATGAAGCTGTCACAAAAATCCAATGA